From Microbacterium pseudoresistens, the proteins below share one genomic window:
- a CDS encoding DUF1349 domain-containing protein: protein MNDSDTPAREPCSDIAWADGTWTHPPVSAIERGSDLLVTAVEGSDAWRTTSYGFVHDSEHALLAPFAQDTAVEVEFTAAFSEQFDQAGVFVRVSETHWIKAGVEFADGRPQLGAVVTDGASDWSLAPVPDWRDRRILIRISRSGDALTIRAGADTQLQLVRVVPLVPDAVAEAGPFVCAPTRAGLTIPFHAWRRGSADAFLHGAHDDAGPR from the coding sequence ATGAACGACTCCGACACCCCGGCGCGCGAGCCTTGTAGCGACATCGCCTGGGCGGACGGCACCTGGACGCATCCGCCGGTGTCCGCGATCGAGCGGGGATCGGATCTGCTCGTCACCGCCGTCGAAGGAAGCGACGCTTGGCGTACGACGTCCTACGGTTTTGTGCACGACAGCGAACACGCGCTCCTCGCGCCCTTCGCACAGGACACCGCCGTCGAGGTCGAGTTCACGGCGGCGTTCTCCGAACAGTTCGATCAGGCCGGGGTCTTCGTCCGCGTCAGCGAGACGCACTGGATCAAAGCGGGCGTGGAGTTCGCCGACGGCCGTCCGCAGCTCGGCGCGGTCGTCACCGACGGTGCCTCGGACTGGTCGCTCGCACCCGTGCCCGACTGGCGCGACCGACGCATCCTCATCCGCATCAGCCGTTCCGGTGATGCGCTGACCATCCGCGCCGGTGCCGATACTCAGCTGCAGCTCGTGCGCGTCGTGCCGTTAGTGCCGGATGCCGTTGCCGAGGCGGGGCCGTTCGTGTGCGCCCCGACGAGAGCCGGGCTCACGATCCCGTTCCACGCCTGGAGGCGAGGGTCGGCCGATGCCTTCCTGCACGGAGCGCACGACGACGCTGGTCCACGGTGA
- a CDS encoding ABC transporter ATP-binding protein has protein sequence MTELLLVEDLEIAFAERGRLTNRPVRGVSFSIGAGEVLGVVGETGCGKSLTGLAVLGMLPEGAQPNGRILLYGVEQRLDRPSPVRGDAISIVFQNPGTAFNPVFTLGHQLRAVLARHRRATRTAMRERILEYFAHVGLPEPERVYDSYPHELSGGMLQRVMIAQALICEPKLLILDEPTTALDVTIARQILRLILSLRDRFGFGVLLITHNLGVVQEVCDTVAVLYAGRVVEQGPADAVLAAPSHPYTRGLLGALPARHARGTALEAIRGSVPANLLGITGCVFADRCPLAQERCYETDPMLRPVGALREAACVLVGEEA, from the coding sequence ATGACCGAGCTGCTCCTCGTCGAAGACCTCGAGATCGCGTTCGCCGAGCGCGGCCGGCTCACCAACCGCCCTGTGCGCGGCGTGTCTTTCAGCATCGGCGCGGGTGAAGTGCTCGGGGTCGTGGGGGAGACCGGGTGCGGCAAGAGCCTCACGGGTCTGGCGGTGCTGGGGATGCTCCCCGAGGGCGCGCAGCCGAACGGGCGGATCCTGCTCTACGGCGTCGAGCAGCGCCTCGACCGGCCCTCCCCGGTGCGCGGCGATGCGATCTCGATCGTGTTCCAGAACCCGGGCACGGCCTTCAACCCCGTCTTCACGCTCGGACACCAGCTGCGGGCCGTGCTCGCCCGGCACCGCCGCGCCACTCGCACCGCGATGCGCGAGCGCATCCTGGAGTACTTCGCGCACGTCGGGCTGCCCGAGCCCGAGCGCGTGTACGACAGCTATCCGCACGAGCTCTCCGGCGGAATGCTGCAGCGGGTGATGATCGCCCAGGCGCTCATCTGCGAGCCCAAGCTGCTCATCCTCGACGAACCGACGACGGCGCTCGACGTGACGATCGCCCGCCAGATCCTCCGACTCATCCTGAGCCTGCGCGACCGGTTCGGCTTCGGCGTGCTGCTGATCACGCACAACCTCGGCGTGGTGCAGGAGGTGTGCGACACCGTGGCCGTGCTCTACGCCGGACGCGTGGTCGAGCAGGGTCCGGCGGATGCGGTGCTCGCCGCGCCCTCGCATCCTTACACTCGCGGACTGCTGGGCGCGCTGCCCGCCCGCCATGCCCGTGGCACCGCCCTGGAGGCGATCCGCGGTAGCGTGCCGGCCAATCTGCTGGGCATCACCGGGTGTGTCTTCGCCGACCGCTGCCCGCTCGCACAGGAGCGGTGCTACGAGACCGATCCGATGCTGCGGCCGGTCGGCGCGCTGCGCGAGGCGGCCTGCGTCCTGGTGGGAGAAGAAGCATGA
- a CDS encoding ABC transporter permease: protein MVRFFARRGGSAILVLFVITLIVFILARVIPSDPAVVYAGPKAPPAELERIREKLGFTQPLPMQYLGYLGGLLTGDWGNSLSTKRPVLLELGARLPATLELLFAAMLLATIGGIILGVIASRKPGGALDGAIRVFSIGGVSVPSFWLGLLLQVVFVGGLGILPATGQFSKAIEYSDPVGHVTGFALIDSLITGNMTAFGDGLVHLVLPAITLAAYPMGLVARMIRASMLEVLSEDYVFTANAYGLRDFVVRWRFALKNALPPTMTIVGLATAYALTGTFFVEVVFNWPGIGAFAAGAMLAVDYPVIMAITMLAAFAYLLANLVVDLVQARLDPRVTVA from the coding sequence ATGGTGAGGTTCTTCGCGCGGCGAGGAGGGTCTGCGATCCTGGTGCTGTTCGTCATCACCCTGATCGTGTTCATCCTCGCCCGCGTGATCCCCTCGGATCCGGCGGTCGTCTACGCGGGCCCCAAGGCCCCGCCGGCCGAACTGGAGCGCATCCGCGAGAAGCTCGGGTTCACCCAGCCGCTGCCGATGCAGTACCTCGGCTACCTGGGAGGACTGCTTACCGGCGACTGGGGAAACTCGCTCTCCACCAAGCGCCCGGTGCTGCTGGAGCTGGGTGCGCGGCTGCCGGCCACGCTGGAGCTGCTGTTCGCGGCCATGCTACTGGCCACCATCGGCGGGATCATCCTTGGTGTGATCGCCTCCCGCAAGCCAGGGGGAGCGCTCGACGGCGCGATCCGGGTGTTCTCGATCGGCGGGGTCTCGGTGCCCTCGTTCTGGTTGGGCCTGCTACTGCAGGTGGTGTTCGTCGGCGGGCTGGGGATCCTCCCGGCGACGGGACAGTTCTCCAAGGCCATCGAGTACTCCGATCCGGTGGGGCATGTGACCGGGTTCGCGTTGATCGACAGCCTGATCACCGGGAACATGACGGCCTTCGGGGACGGCCTGGTGCACCTGGTCCTCCCGGCGATCACCCTGGCCGCCTACCCGATGGGGCTGGTGGCGCGCATGATCCGCGCCTCGATGCTGGAGGTGCTCAGCGAGGACTACGTGTTCACCGCGAACGCATACGGACTGCGCGATTTCGTGGTGCGGTGGCGCTTCGCGCTGAAGAACGCGCTGCCGCCGACCATGACCATCGTGGGCCTGGCCACCGCGTACGCGCTGACCGGGACGTTCTTCGTCGAGGTCGTGTTCAACTGGCCGGGCATCGGCGCCTTCGCCGCCGGGGCCATGCTGGCCGTGGACTACCCCGTGATCATGGCGATCACGATGCTGGCGGCCTTCGCCTACCTGCTCGCCAACCTCGTCGTCGACCTCGTGCAGGCCCGGCTCGATCCGAGAGTGACCGTCGCATGA
- a CDS encoding ABC transporter substrate-binding protein produces the protein MDVTRTRIRRTALLTLAAASAASLVGCTAGAADQEGSPGEFDVLTVAASAAVTTWDPVTSFSTEALYLGNVYEPLLWKNADGAAEDFRPAIAESWETSEDGLTWTFHIREGVTFHDGEKLDADAVVASIEAARARAGASFIWAPLDTVEATDESTVVMHLSYSAPMDLVAASTYGAWIVSPKALEAAAADEQYFEAGIDAGTGPYTLKEYEPGEKVVLEAYDDYWDDAPHYEIVDIAITPDAVTAQQMLTAGEVDFATSVPLENVESVAQQTGSEIRTANSPFNYLALLNTTRPPLDDPLVRQALSYAVPYEDIIDVSALGYGTQSRTAVPKGIFPYSEDVPQYTQDLDRARELLAQAGHADGFSLELTYASENPTEARFVPLIKDAFAQIGVEVNVTAMLFNQQWEAAKADPASAQDIFVLYYWPTYSDAGSDNLYSLFHSSDVPFFNLSYWNSPEYDALIDEAGTLTGSDRDAAQATYEQAMQMLYEQAPALFLFDPQAVTVAPAGLTIGDFNENYPFTTFFKNIVPAA, from the coding sequence ATGGATGTCACCCGTACCCGAATCCGGCGCACGGCGCTGCTCACCCTCGCCGCCGCGTCGGCGGCATCGCTCGTCGGCTGTACAGCGGGAGCCGCGGATCAGGAGGGTTCGCCCGGCGAGTTCGACGTGCTCACCGTCGCGGCCTCTGCGGCCGTGACCACGTGGGATCCGGTCACGTCGTTCTCGACCGAGGCGCTTTACCTCGGCAACGTGTATGAGCCGCTGCTGTGGAAGAACGCCGACGGCGCCGCAGAGGACTTCCGCCCGGCGATCGCCGAGTCGTGGGAGACGAGCGAGGACGGCCTCACCTGGACGTTCCACATCCGCGAGGGCGTCACGTTCCACGACGGGGAGAAACTCGATGCGGACGCCGTCGTGGCCAGCATCGAAGCGGCCCGTGCGCGGGCGGGCGCCTCGTTCATCTGGGCGCCCCTGGACACCGTCGAGGCGACCGACGAGAGCACCGTCGTGATGCACCTGAGCTATTCCGCGCCGATGGACCTCGTGGCCGCATCCACCTACGGAGCATGGATCGTCTCGCCGAAGGCCCTGGAGGCCGCGGCCGCAGACGAGCAGTATTTCGAGGCCGGCATCGACGCGGGCACCGGACCGTACACCTTGAAGGAGTACGAACCCGGCGAGAAGGTCGTGCTCGAGGCGTACGACGACTACTGGGACGACGCTCCGCACTACGAGATCGTCGACATCGCCATCACCCCCGACGCGGTCACCGCCCAGCAGATGCTCACGGCCGGCGAGGTCGACTTCGCCACGAGCGTGCCGCTGGAGAACGTCGAGTCCGTGGCACAGCAGACCGGTTCCGAGATCCGTACCGCCAATTCGCCGTTCAACTACCTCGCGCTGCTGAACACGACGCGACCGCCGCTGGACGACCCTCTCGTGCGCCAGGCGCTGAGCTACGCGGTGCCGTACGAGGACATCATCGACGTCAGTGCCCTCGGCTACGGCACGCAGTCGCGCACGGCGGTGCCGAAGGGCATCTTCCCGTACTCCGAGGACGTGCCGCAGTACACGCAGGATCTCGACAGGGCGCGCGAGCTGCTGGCCCAGGCAGGGCACGCCGACGGCTTCTCCCTGGAGCTCACCTACGCCTCGGAGAACCCCACCGAAGCGCGGTTCGTGCCGCTCATCAAGGATGCGTTCGCGCAGATCGGCGTCGAGGTGAACGTCACCGCCATGCTGTTCAACCAGCAGTGGGAGGCGGCCAAGGCCGATCCGGCCAGCGCGCAGGACATCTTCGTGCTCTACTACTGGCCCACCTACTCGGATGCGGGCTCCGACAACCTGTACTCCCTGTTCCACTCCAGCGACGTGCCGTTCTTCAACCTCAGCTACTGGAACAGCCCCGAGTACGACGCGCTGATCGACGAGGCGGGAACCCTCACCGGATCCGACCGCGACGCCGCGCAGGCCACCTACGAGCAGGCCATGCAGATGCTGTACGAGCAGGCGCCCGCGTTGTTCCTCTTCGATCCGCAGGCGGTCACTGTCGCCCCCGCGGGACTGACCATCGGCGACTTCAACGAGAACTACCCGTTCACGACGTTCTTCAAGAACATCGTCCCGGCGGCGTGA
- a CDS encoding LysR family transcriptional regulator, translated as MELRLLRYFVAVCEHGTVHGAADTVHVAQPSLSRQIRRLEQDLGFALFDRAPRGLTLTAAGRAFLPVAQDLLTRAARATSTARAIASGAGDSLTVASAATTVTDIIAPFVVRQGADGPIGNTVEVFPENVYGVFARGDADFAVGTRIPPAEFRSRVIGHAYLWAQVHPAHPLAGARSISLARLVNEPLIVMSRSHGVRHMFDTAVARAGLSYTPAVETDSSALAIALAAAGRGLSVLSDDSRYGLRTVPIRAADGDLAITLYGVWDDKHFARDRIVQCLDELGDFVAELYPQGSHSARSSVRPDTPDAS; from the coding sequence ATGGAACTGCGGCTCCTGCGCTACTTCGTCGCCGTCTGCGAGCACGGCACGGTGCACGGCGCCGCCGATACCGTACACGTCGCCCAGCCCTCACTGAGTCGGCAGATCCGGCGACTCGAGCAGGATCTGGGCTTCGCACTATTCGACCGGGCGCCGCGGGGGCTGACCCTCACAGCCGCTGGCCGGGCGTTCCTCCCCGTCGCTCAGGATCTTCTCACCCGCGCGGCGCGGGCGACGTCCACGGCACGGGCGATCGCATCCGGTGCGGGCGATTCGCTGACAGTGGCGTCGGCCGCCACGACCGTGACCGACATCATCGCCCCCTTCGTCGTGCGCCAGGGCGCTGACGGACCGATCGGGAACACCGTCGAGGTCTTTCCCGAGAACGTGTACGGCGTCTTCGCCCGCGGCGACGCGGACTTCGCGGTGGGCACCCGCATCCCTCCCGCCGAGTTCCGTTCGCGGGTGATCGGGCATGCCTACCTGTGGGCGCAAGTGCACCCCGCTCATCCGCTGGCCGGAGCGCGCAGCATCTCCCTGGCGCGCCTGGTCAACGAGCCCCTCATCGTCATGAGCCGCTCTCACGGCGTGCGGCACATGTTCGACACGGCCGTCGCCCGAGCGGGGCTCTCCTACACGCCCGCCGTCGAGACGGACTCGTCAGCGCTGGCCATCGCGCTGGCCGCCGCGGGGCGCGGGCTCAGCGTGCTCTCCGACGACTCCCGGTACGGCTTGCGCACCGTCCCGATCCGCGCTGCGGATGGGGACCTCGCGATCACGCTCTACGGCGTGTGGGACGACAAGCACTTCGCTCGCGATCGTATCGTCCAATGCCTCGACGAACTCGGAGACTTCGTCGCTGAGCTGTACCCGCAGGGGTCTCACAGCGCCCGCTCGTCAGTCCGCCCTGATACCCCCGACGCATCCTGA
- a CDS encoding ATP-binding cassette domain-containing protein, translating into MNRHAETIASAEDALLVEHVVKEFTAHRAHTRAVDDVSFRIARGTTFGLVGESGSGKSTIARCALHLIPPTSGRSLIDGVDPGTLRGGALRRLRARTGMVFQNPKAALNPRLRVRDSIAEPLRTHTALGRTEVQRRVAALLDEVGLAGTHGDRLPHQLSGGQAQRAGVARAIATEPDLVVLDEPTSALDVSVQAQVLNLLQRLKRERGLSYLLISHDLDVVRYMSDTAGVMRRGRLVEAGPAETVLAAPSHDYTRQLLAAMPTTPGVPPVLPAETSSGSTTPGGSERSLLL; encoded by the coding sequence ATGAACCGGCACGCGGAGACGATCGCATCCGCCGAGGACGCCCTCCTCGTGGAGCACGTCGTGAAGGAGTTCACGGCGCACCGTGCGCACACCCGCGCCGTCGACGACGTGAGCTTCCGCATCGCCCGGGGCACGACCTTCGGACTGGTGGGTGAGTCCGGATCGGGCAAGAGCACGATCGCGCGCTGCGCGCTGCACCTGATCCCGCCCACGTCCGGGCGCAGCCTCATCGACGGCGTCGATCCGGGGACTCTGCGCGGCGGGGCGCTGCGTCGCCTGCGCGCCCGCACCGGGATGGTGTTCCAGAACCCTAAAGCAGCACTGAATCCTCGGTTGCGCGTTCGCGACAGCATCGCAGAGCCGCTGCGCACCCACACCGCCCTCGGCAGGACCGAGGTCCAGCGGCGCGTGGCCGCGCTGCTCGACGAGGTGGGACTGGCGGGAACGCACGGCGACCGGTTGCCGCATCAGCTGTCCGGCGGTCAGGCACAGCGTGCCGGGGTGGCCCGCGCCATCGCCACCGAACCGGATCTCGTCGTACTCGACGAGCCCACCAGCGCCCTGGACGTGTCGGTGCAGGCGCAGGTGCTGAATCTGCTGCAGCGGCTCAAGCGCGAGCGGGGCCTCAGCTATCTGCTCATCTCGCACGACCTCGACGTCGTGCGGTACATGAGCGATACCGCCGGTGTGATGCGGCGGGGGCGGCTCGTGGAGGCGGGCCCTGCCGAGACCGTGCTCGCCGCGCCCTCCCACGACTACACGCGCCAGCTTCTGGCCGCCATGCCCACCACCCCCGGCGTTCCCCCGGTGCTGCCCGCTGAGACCTCTTCCGGGTCGACGACGCCCGGGGGAAGCGAGAGGAGCCTCCTGCTGTGA
- a CDS encoding ABC transporter permease, which produces MSTATTTIAPLVLPPRDSTVTRLVRVLRTDWLAVAGLAIVLLVVVLAFFGRWIAPYPEQGMGQTSVDTRNIAPGLAHLFGTDQLGRDILSRVIMGANPALTIAVAVVGLAALIGVPLGAIAGYRGGWLDNILMRITEVFQAFPPLLLAMVMVALLGPSLLNAGLALAICWWPWYARLVRAEARSLRERPYVEAARAIGVPAWRILPRHILRNCLTPVIVQATVDVGAIVLAAGSLAFLGLGAQPPAPDWGLMVAEGRGQIFTAWWISTFPGLAIFLTVLGFNLIGDALRDLLDPRQVKR; this is translated from the coding sequence ATGAGCACCGCAACCACCACTATCGCCCCCCTGGTCCTGCCGCCGCGCGACAGCACCGTCACCCGGCTGGTGCGGGTGCTGCGCACCGACTGGCTCGCCGTGGCGGGGCTGGCGATCGTGCTCCTCGTCGTGGTCCTCGCCTTCTTCGGGCGGTGGATCGCCCCGTATCCCGAGCAGGGCATGGGCCAGACCAGCGTCGACACCCGCAACATCGCCCCGGGCCTCGCGCACCTGTTCGGCACCGACCAGCTCGGCCGGGACATCCTCAGCCGCGTGATCATGGGAGCCAACCCCGCCCTCACGATCGCCGTGGCCGTCGTCGGGCTCGCCGCGCTCATCGGCGTGCCTCTCGGCGCCATCGCCGGATACCGCGGCGGGTGGCTCGACAACATCCTGATGCGCATCACCGAGGTCTTCCAGGCTTTCCCGCCGCTGCTGCTGGCGATGGTCATGGTGGCGCTGCTCGGACCGAGTCTGCTGAACGCCGGGCTCGCGCTCGCCATATGCTGGTGGCCCTGGTACGCCCGGCTCGTGCGGGCCGAAGCGCGCTCGCTGCGCGAGCGGCCGTACGTGGAGGCGGCCAGGGCGATCGGGGTGCCGGCATGGCGCATCCTGCCGCGGCACATCCTGCGCAACTGCCTCACGCCGGTGATCGTGCAGGCCACAGTCGACGTCGGGGCGATCGTCCTCGCCGCCGGTTCGCTGGCGTTCCTGGGGCTGGGTGCGCAGCCTCCTGCACCGGACTGGGGTCTCATGGTCGCCGAGGGGCGCGGACAGATCTTCACCGCCTGGTGGATCTCGACCTTCCCGGGCCTCGCCATCTTCCTCACCGTGCTGGGCTTCAACCTCATCGGCGACGCCCTGCGCGACCTCCTCGACCCCCGGCAGGTGAAGCGATGA